The genomic stretch AGCGCGAAGGCGATCACCGTCACCAGCAGCACCTGGAGGACCTCGGTGACCAGGACCGACAGGGTCTTCGCGGTCATCAGGCCCCAGCGCGGGAGCGGCGCGGAGGCGAGGCGCTTCAGGACGCCGTAGCGGCGCTCGAAGCCGGTGGCGATGGCCTGGCCGGTGAACGCCGTGGACATCACCGCGAGCGCGAGGATACCGGGGGCGAGGAAGTCGACGGCCTCGCCCTCGCCGGTGTCGACGATGTCGACGGTGCTGAACAGGACCAGCAGCAGGGTCGGGATGATCACGGTGAGCAGCAGCTGCTCGCCGTTGCGCAGGAGCATCTTCGTCTCCAGCGCCGCCTGCGCCATGACCATGCGGGGGAGCGGTGCGGCCCCGGGCTTCGGGGCGTAGGTACCCGTCGTACTCACGAGCGCAGCTCCTTGCCGGTCAGCTCAAGAAAGACGTCTTCCAAGGTGTGCCGCTCCACCGAGATCTTCTCCGGCATCACCCCGTGCTGCGCGCACCAGGACGTGACCGTCGCGAGCAGCTGCGGGTCGACCTTGCCGCCCACCCGGTACGAACCCGGGGTCAGCTCCGCGGCCGTGCAGTCGGCGGGCAGCGCCTTGAGCAGGGAGCTGACGTCGAGGCCGGGGCGGCCGATGAAGCGGAGGGTGTTCTCGGCGCCGCCGCGGCACAGCTCCTCGGGGGAGCCCTGGGCGATGACCCGGCCCGCGTCGATGATCGCCACGTCGTCGGCGAGCTGCTCGGCCTCGTCCATGTAGTGGGTGGTGAGGATCACCGAGACCCCGTCGGTGCGCAGATCGCGGACCAGGTCCCAGGTCGCGCGGCGGGCCTGCGGGTCGAGGCCCGCGGTCGGCTCGTCCAGGAACACCAGCTCGGGGCGGCCCACGACGGCCATCGCGAGCGCGAGGCGCTGCTGCTGGCCGCCGGACAGCCGACGGTAGGAGGTACGGCCGCAACTGCCGAGGCCGAGGCGCTCGATCAGGGCGTCCACGTCGAGGGGGTGGGCGTGCAGCTTGGCCACATGGCGCAGCATCTCGTCGGCGCGGGCGCCCGAGTACACACCGCCGGACTGGAGCATGACGCCGACCCGGGGACGCAGTTCGCGGGACTGTCTCACCGGGTCGAGGCCCAGGACGCGCACTGTGCCGGAGTCCGGTTTCCGGTACCCCTCGCAGGTCTCGACCGTGGTCGTCTTGCCGGCGCCGTTGGGTCCGAGTACGGCGGTCACCCCGGCCCGGGCCACCAGGTCGAGGCCGTCCACCGCGGTCTTCGTGCCGTACCGCTTCACCAGGGCCTGGACCTGGACCACGGGGTCAGTTCGCATGGCTCAAGAGTCTAGGTAGCCGCAGGGGCGCCCGGACCGCCGGGTTCAGATCTCCTCCACAGACGGGCGATGAATCTCCAGCCACCGGCGCGCGTAGGCCACCGCGTCCGCCACCGGGAACAGCCGGGCGTCGGCGGCGCCCACCTTGCCGCGTACGACGGGACGGTCCCGTTCGAAGTCGTGGCCCAGCTCGTCGAAGCGGTCGGAGCTGATGGACACCTCGGTGACGGTCTCCCAGCCCGCGGGT from Streptomyces davaonensis JCM 4913 encodes the following:
- a CDS encoding ABC transporter permease — encoded protein: MVMAQAALETKMLLRNGEQLLLTVIIPTLLLVLFSTVDIVDTGEGEAVDFLAPGILALAVMSTAFTGQAIATGFERRYGVLKRLASAPLPRWGLMTAKTLSVLVTEVLQVLLVTVIAFALGWDPQGNPLAVILLLVLGTAAFSGLGLLMAGTLKAEATLAAANLVFLLLLMGGGVIVPLDKFPDAAQDVLALLPISALSDGLRDVLQHGAGMPWGDLGILAVWAVAGLAAAGKFFRWE
- a CDS encoding ABC transporter ATP-binding protein, with protein sequence MRTDPVVQVQALVKRYGTKTAVDGLDLVARAGVTAVLGPNGAGKTTTVETCEGYRKPDSGTVRVLGLDPVRQSRELRPRVGVMLQSGGVYSGARADEMLRHVAKLHAHPLDVDALIERLGLGSCGRTSYRRLSGGQQQRLALAMAVVGRPELVFLDEPTAGLDPQARRATWDLVRDLRTDGVSVILTTHYMDEAEQLADDVAIIDAGRVIAQGSPEELCRGGAENTLRFIGRPGLDVSSLLKALPADCTAAELTPGSYRVGGKVDPQLLATVTSWCAQHGVMPEKISVERHTLEDVFLELTGKELRS